In Isosphaera pallida ATCC 43644, the sequence ACGGCACGGGCGAGTTCGACAATACGGGCGGCCTCGTCGCGGGAGAGTCCCGACTTGGCGGCGGTGATCTCGGTTTCGGTCGCCTCGTCGTGACCGCCCATCGAAATTGTGATCATGCGATCGAGTAAAGCGTCCTGAGTCTTGTGGACCCCGGCATATTCTTCGGGGTTGCTGGTGAAGATAGCTCGGAATTCGGGATGGACCCGCAGCGGGCCCGAGCCGTCGCGTCCGCCGGCGATGGGAGGCAGCTCCAGCAGACGTTCCTCCAAGATGGTCAGCAGAATGTTGTTGGCTTCAGGCCGGGAGCGGTTGAATTCGTCGTAGATCAGGGTGAAACCGTGGCGGCAGGCGGTGGTGAGGCGATGGTCCACCCAAGTCTTGGAAACCGATTGTTCGGTTTTGACCACGGAATGAATGAAGTTGTCCACCACTTTGGTGGAGCGGAATCCCAGGTGGTCGCCCACCAGGTCGGAGGAACCGAATTCGTCGTCGCCATGAAGCAACACCACGGGGCGGTTGACC encodes:
- the gvpN gene encoding gas vesicle protein GvpN: MDYESTALQLKPRPDFVATPWVRELADRALGYLTAGYPVHFSGPAGTGKTTLAMHLAALVNRPVVLLHGDDEFGSSDLVGDHLGFRSTKVVDNFIHSVVKTEQSVSKTWVDHRLTTACRHGFTLIYDEFNRSRPEANNILLTILEERLLELPPIAGGRDGSGPLRVHPEFRAIFTSNPEEYAGVHKTQDALLDRMITISMGGHDEATETEITAAKSGLSRDEAARIVELARAVRALKPLRHPPTIRSCLMIAKVAALRKVPIDPNDALFLAICRDVLRIDALPVDDPEATFAELIRRVFAPTPAVAPPRVPTTGFAANRVVPIPRRPLAASASPPPGANGHAHLR